A genomic window from Denticeps clupeoides chromosome 11, fDenClu1.1, whole genome shotgun sequence includes:
- the dmxl1 gene encoding dmX-like protein 1 isoform X2 — protein sequence MNLHQVLTGAVNPGDNCFSVGSLGNVPFTAYASGCDVVILGSDFERLQIIPGAKHGNVQVGCVDCSQQGGQIAASYGNIVCIFEPVPVLSTEKSQSKFNYQWQKSGQFVLQSIVHNLAWHPTGTQLLTGCTSLQLWSNQRYTWDPEQSGEDLNGDPQCPWKCIWQCKTASPVHFIKFSPGGDFFATAGQDDCLVKVWYSTNKWQWDASKLFTPPQNSLGGLDFSFIYLAHPRSVTGFSWRKTSKYMPGGSVCNVLLTCCKDSVCRLWAETLLPSDYLLFGLKHNPTNIQHHSDPPRPRAAVGWMAGSSRAPSGSPLENFPCMSQLNLRETRRDAPRHLFSHMGPPSNQQSKQHLHKPPVPHANALCHFHIAASINPATDIPLLPSISSLSTCDDEEPGGPFTVHWLNNKELQLTLAMEVFLQQLRSTQGRQNRAEPGNQGDDESSFLEDSCGGQAQADAEVDMAAVEHHVEVLLEDWNRVADMIFSIHPMDGSLLVWNVDWLDEYQPGMFRQVQVSFVSRIPVAFPTGDANSLSRSVVMYACNKNVDLAIQHGRQQQQQRPSASLPRSSSSLISSFASAKPSSSSSCPGSLRLSIFTPSVLMISKHADGSLNQWTVSFAEESAFSTVLSVSHRSRYCGHRFHLNDLACHSLLPLLLTTSHHNALRSPEVTDPSLHRATSSRRGRVSSGAMPQDPNAIYSELILWRVDPVGPLSFSGGVSELARINSLHSSAFSNVAWLPSLVPSRCMGLYGNSPSACFVASDGHSLRLYQAVIEAKKLLSELANPEISKYVGEVFNIISQQSTARPGCIIELDVITDFGKETQLLHVFEEDLILGRQKTEGAMKDAENDGRQAAFSARFFLVVVELTPSGRSLLHMWHLDLAAVPITIDVAFNEAEKERASPSPENSAQLNCDLFIAPPGPRNKLSNSNLQSACRLSLTSHRVFSQELGLPSGVEVIRVTPAAGHLSSSSLQPAGRAPYLLATSCSDGKVRFWRCGPAPDPTLEGESAYVWEEWPLLLEEDLASSSAVSVSGQPTRVSCCHNSRVAVAYRAFPGHLSGNSRDTLVHVAIFQCESTGGSHWLLEQTLIFDCANDDKSLSSEDSPGSCLVHLDWVSREDGSHILTVGIGSKLYMYGPLSGKPPELGLSQGGRDTSRLVLLRTVDLVSSVEGSLPLPVSLSWVRDGILVVGMDCEMHVYSQWQPPAPVRSAASTDTDGASLNSLNPAAAAAKHESPPPSPLAPPPRKTLTRSMTSLAQKLSGKRTAYDLPPEMEDRGLFETACSLFPTLPQYHPFQLLELMDLGKVRRAKAILSHLVKCIAGEVVALRDGTSGGGAERRLRSRTISAGGSTPRDSKFFHKAESADYAEIDSVPPLPLYALIAADDDDNSAPPAAGKDKVASVSGDSGHGSSPRNDSSSAYDELFQPADLHLDHALDSLGADQEDAERPKVIDLSQYKPTAFGPEHAQVLSSHLLHSSLPGLTRMEQMSLMALADTVASTRMDVGESQGKEQGGEMLDECGLKFLLAVRLHTFLLTSLPPAQRAQLLHQGLSTCHYAWAFHSEAEEELLSMLPAMQKGEATWPELRAMGVGWWLRSTNRLRRCIEKVAKASFQRNSDPLDAALFYLAMKKKAVVWGLYRSHKNVKMTEFFSNNFGEDRWRRAALKNAFSLLGKQRFQHSAAFFLLAGSLKDAVEVCVEKMQDLQLALVISRLYESEFETSSTFKRILQRHVLGHDPQIDAHPDPFLRSIARWVLDDYSRALDTLLEQPSDRAHASGHAAQQGAAASFPCNPEVFNFYTYLRTHPLLMRRHFGSPEKSRVGLTAEARKADSVTLVERRLFFTAAHAHLQAGCPMLALEVLSKMPKVIKRSKPWAGLDAPSPPLGPCAGRKSQASDFDWPRPVLNGFGSAADVALSPNHSHSDSVLSFDWSQPSASLQDEPLELRWDSEKENSDDDDGAEEGSGLAMKALQHAEPAAASPCTSTEASSSFDPADEIPPSEDILAAQLKFSACLKILTTELRTLSTGYELDGGKLRYQLCHWLEREVLALQKSCGYNPFLPSAGGAGIGDLSRSASGAREEAAGGGGGGPQRSRRLWLQRNQPLLRIFLSYCSLHGSHGGGLASVRMELILLLQESQQEECSAVATLNPQLHASVPLLLACTASSKTVVANPVVHLANLTHDILHTINGLDSPPHPDTAGHEIHVMHTLAASLSACIYQCLCDGHSYSQVNQFTGIVYESVLLSPAHTSRYLILGDTLLPDTSPAQWPGISALVRLLSACTEEGRPGLAVLLCEILTAVFLSLFAHGLATHSSQQLFRTVAHPLNSKLWVAVFGGGAQVDSTQERPAAYSVQEDVERKQKLFRLRSSRSRSRDTPDSPLSPSGPPSPAPEQNPDSFTERFVPPELSIWDFFIAKPFLPPSESRVEYDSEESQGSEEEEDDDEEEYAEALDSNPPIQEHSNHNSYSWCLMRLAMVQIVLGNLKSFYPMAGYDLMDLPVASPLCHTVLKTLQRWEQVLLKRLEIFGGPPPNYISTSPMDESMTSGPALLRHKALFEPSNTPFRSRRNAALPVKRLWHYLVKQEAVQETFIRNIFTKKRDPNEVETDLGSPVEKARIVHKDSDIITAFAINKANRNCLVIASTHDIQELDVSSILATQILTWIDEDDVDPKGSDEFLVVQAREDFVSLHGSTPYTHSSPGTPINMPWLGSMQTGRGAAVLIKRNITNVRRMASHPTLPYYLTGAQDGSVRMFEWGHAQQITCFRSPGNSRVTRIRFNYQGNKFGVVDSDGSLSLWQTNSSGNTPKPYLTLQCHNKTAHDFVFVGSSSLIATAGLSIDNRNVCLWDTLVTPSKSLVHAFTCHESEATVLSLAPKQQLLLAGGRKGWISVLDLAQRVQRQSLQAHDSPVKALAVGSTEACFISGSAEGNLKVWSLSTQTLLHSFPNEHSRQSLFRNLGTGVMQIEVGPSDHVFSCGADGTMKMRVLPDRHSAAGRNDVKFII from the exons AACAGCTTCTCCGGTCCACTTCATCAAGTTTTCTCCAGGAGGAGACTTCTTCGCCACTGCTGGCCAG GACGACTGTTTGGTAAAGGTGTGGTACAGCACCAATAAATGGCAATGGGACGCCAGCAAGCTCTTCACCCCGCCTCAGAACTCCCTTGGTGGCCTGGACTTCTCCTTCATCTACCTGGCCCATCCCCGCTCTGTAACTGGCTTCTCCTGGAGGAAGACCAGCAAGTACATGCCTGG gGGCTCCGTTTGCAACGTGCTCTTGACCTGCTGCAAGGACAGCGTTTGTCGTCTCTGGGCAGAGACGCTGTTGCCCAGCGACTACCTGCTGTTTGGACTCAAGCACAACCCTACCAACATCCAGCACCACAGCGACCCTCCGCGACCTCGGGCTGCCGTGGGCTGGATGGCCGGAAGCTCCAGAGCCCCAAGTGGTTCCCCCCTGGAG AATTTCCCTTGTATGTCTCAGCTTAACCTGAGGGAGACACGGAGAGACGCGCCCCGTCACCTGTTCTCCCACATGGGCCCACCCTCCAACCAGCAGAGCAAACAGCACCTCCACAAGCCCCCGGTGCCGCACGCCAACGCCCTCTGCCACTTCCACATCGCCGCCAGCATCAACCCCGCCACAG ACATCCCTCTGCTGCCCTCCATCTCGTCTCTGAGCACGTGCGATGACGAGGAGCCCGGCGGCCCGTTCACCGTCCACTGGCTCAACAACAAAGAGCTGCAGCTGACTCTGGCCATGGAGGTGTTCCTGCAGCAGCTGCGCAGCACACAGGGCCGGCAGAACCGGGCCGAGCCCGGCAACCAGGGAGACGATG AGTCCTCGTTTCTGGAGGACAGCTGTGGGGGTCAAGCACAGGCGGATGCTGAGGTGGACATGGCAGCAGTGGAGCACCATGTTGAGGTGCTGCTGGAGGACTGGAATCGAGTGGCGGACATGATCTTTAGCATCCATCCCATGGATGGATCGCTGCTGGTGTGGAACGTGGACTGGCTGGATGAGTACCAGCCCGGAATGTTCCGCCAGGTTCAG GTGTCGTTTGTGTCACGGATCCCCGTAGCCTTCCCCACAGGTGATGCCAACTCTCTGAGCCGCAGCGTGGTCATGTATGCGTGTAACAAAAACGTGGACCTGGCCATCCAACATGGCCgccaacagcagcaacagcggCCATCAGCAAGTCTCcctcgctcttcctcctccctcaTCTCCTCTTTTGCCTCAGCAaagccctcctcttcctcttcctgtccgGGGAGTCTGCGCCTGAGCATCTTCACCCCCAGCGTCCTGATGATCTCCAAACACGCAGACGGCTCGCTCAACCAGTGGACGGTGAGCTTCGCTGAGGAGTCGGCCTTCTCCACGGTGCTTAGTGTCTCTCACCGATCGCGCTACTGCGGCCACCGCTTCCACCTCAACGACCTGGCCTGCCACTCGCTGCTGCCACTCCTGCTCACCACCTCACACCACAACGCACTGCGATCTCCCGAGGTCACCGACCCCTCACTGCATCGGGCCACCAGCAGCCGCCGTGGCAGGGTCTCGTCCGGCGCAATGCCTCAGGACCCCAACGCCATCTACAGCGAGCTGATACTGTGGAGGGTGGACCCCGTGGGACCCCTGTCGTTTTCAGGCGGCGTGTCGGAGCTGGCGCGCATCAACTCTCTGCATTCCTCAGCCTTCTCCAACGTCGCCTGGCTGCCCAGCCTCGTCCCCAGCCGCTGCATGG GTCTCTATGGAAACTCTCCCAGTGCCTGTTTTGTGGCCAGCGATGGGCATTCGCTGAGACTCTACCAGGCCGTAATCGAAGCCAAAAAGCTCCTGAGTGAACTGGCCAACCCAGAGATCTCG AAGTACGTGGGGGAAGTGTTTAACATCATCAGCCAACAGTCCACTGCCCGACCAGGCTGCATCATCGAACTCGACGTCATCACGGACTTC GGGAAGGAGACCCAGCTGTTACACGTGTTCGAGGAGGACCTTATCCTGGGCCGCCAGAAGACAGAAGGCGCGATGAAGGATGCAGAGAACG ATGGCCGACAGGCCGCCTTCTCTGCTCGTTTCTTCCTGGTGGTGGTCGAGTTAACACCCAGCGGCCGATCTCTGCTGCACATGTGGCACCTGGACCTGGCGGCTGTGCCCATCACTATAG ATGTGGCCTTCAATGAAGCCGAGAAAGAGAGAGCCAGTCCCTCTCCGGAAAACTCCGCTCAACTTAACTGTGATTTGTTCATTGCACCACCCGGCCCGAGGAATAAACTTAGCAACTCCAACCTGCAGAGCGCTTGCCGCCTGTCCCTCACCAGCCACAGGGTCTTCAGTCAGGAGCTCGGCCTGCCGTCGGGTGTGGAGGTCATCAGAGTCACACCTGCCGCAG GTCATCTGAGCTCTTCCTCACTACAGCCAGCTGGTCGAGCTCCTTACCTTCTTGCCACTTCCTGTTCAGATGGAAAAGTGCGCTTTTGGAGGTGCGGGCCTGCACCGGATCCCACATTGGAAGGGGAGTCGGCCTATGTGTGGGAGGAGTGGCCCCTGCTTCTGGAGGAGGACCTAGCCAGTAGCAGCGCCGTGAGCGTTTCTGGCCAACCAACGAGAGTCAGCTGCTGCCACAACAGCCGCGTGGCTGTGGCGTACAGGGCTTTTCCCGGGCATCTGTCGGGGAACTCTCGAGACACGCTCGTCCACGTCGCCATCTTCCAGTGCGAGTCGACGGGCGGGTCCCACTGGTTGTTGGAGCAGACGCTCATTTTTGACTGTGCCAACGATGACAAAAGCCTGTCCAGCGAGGACAGCCCTGGATCCTGCCTGGTCCATTTAGACTGGGTCTCCCGGGAAGACGGTTCTCACATTTTGACAGTGGGCATTGGCTCTAAGCTTTACATGTACGGGCCACTTTCTGGAAAGCCCCCTGAACTAGGCCTCTCCCAGGGGGGGAGAGACACCTCGCGCCTCGTCCTCCTCCGGACCGTAGACCTTGTGTCGTCTGTCGAGGGGTCCTTGCCCCTCCCAGTCTCGCTGTCCTGGGTGCGCGATGGCATCTTGGTGGTCGGGATGGACTGCGAGATGCACGTCTACTCCCAGTGGCAGCCCCCAGCGCCCGTCAGATCGGCCGCCTCGACGGACACCGACGGCGCCAGCCTGAACTCCCTCaacccggcggcggcggcggcgaaaCACGAGAGCCCTCCCCCCTCCCCGCTCGCCCCTCCCCCCAGGAAGACTCTGACCCGCTCCATGACCAGCCTCGCCCAGAAGCTGAGCGGCAAGAGGACCGCGTACGACCTCCCGCCGGAGATGGAGGACCGTGGCCTGTTCGAGACGGCCTGCAGCTTGTTCCCGACCCTCCCGCAGTACCACCCCTTCCAGCTCCTGGAGCTGATGGACCTGGGCAAGGTCCGTCGGGCCAAAGCCATCCTCTCGCACCTCGTCAAGTGCATCGCCGGCGAGGTCGTGGCCCTGAGGGACGGCACGTCGGGCGGCGGCGCCGAGAGGCGCTTGCGCTCGCGGACGATAAGCGCCGGGGGCAGCACGCCGCGCGACTCCAAGTTCTTCCACAAGGCCGAGAGCGCGGACTACGCCGAGATCGACTCCGTCCCCCCGCTGCCGCTGTACGCGCTCATCGCCGCGGACGACGACGACAACTCCGCGCCGCCCGCCGCCGGCAAAGACAAGGTCGCCAGCGTCAGCGGCGATAGCGGCCATGGCTCCAGTCCTCGCAACGACAGCAGCAGCGCTTACGACGAACTCTTCCAGCCCGCCGACCTTCACCTGGACCACGCGCTGGACTCGCTCGGCGCCGACCAGGAGGACGCCGAGCGTCCAAAGGTCATAGACCTGTCTCAGTACAAGCCCACCGCCTTCGGGCCGGAGCATGCCCAGGTGCTCTCCAGCCACCTGCTGCACTCCAGCCTGCCGGGACTGACCCGCATGGAGCAGATGTCCCTCATGGCCCTGGCCGATACCGTGGCTTCCACTCGGATGGATGTCGGCGAGAGCCAAGGCAAAGAGCAAG GTGGCGAGATGCTGGACGAGTGCGGGCTGAAGTTCCTCCTGGCCGTGCGTCTGCACACGTTCCTGCTGACCTCCCTGCCCCCCGCCCAGCGTGCCCAACTGCTCCACCAAG GCTTATCGACGTGCCACTACGCCTGGGCGTTCCACTCGGAGGCCGAGGAGGAGCTGCTCAGCATGCTGCCCGCCATGCAGAAAGGGGAGGCCACCTGGCCCGAGCTCCGCGCCATGGGCGTGGGCTGGTGGCTCCGCAGCACCAATCGACTTCGGCGCTGCAtcgagaag GTAGCAAAAGCATCTTTTCAGAGGAACAGCGACCCACTGGACGCGGCGCTCTTTTATCTAGCCATGAAGAAGAAAGCAGTCGTGTGGGGGCTGTACCG GTCCCACAAGAACGTCAAGATGACCGAGTTCTTCAGCAACAATTTCGGCGAGGACCGCTGGAGGAGGGCAGCGCTGAAAAACGCCTTCTCGTTGCTGGGCAAACAGCGCTTCCAACATTCTGCTGCGTTCTTCCTACTGGCGGGCTCTCTCAAGGATGCTGTTGAG GTGTGCGTTGAGAAGATGCAGGACCTGCAGCTGGCCCTGGTGATCTCGCGACTCTACGAGTCCGAGTTCGAGACCTCCTCCACCTTCAAGCGCATCCTCCAGAGGCACGTCCTCGGCCACGATCCGCAGATCGACGCCCACCCCGACCCGTTCCTGCGCAGCATTGCACGCTGGGTGCTGGACGACTACAGCCGGGCCTTGGACACGCTGCTGGAGCAGCCGAGCGACCGGGCGCATGCCAGCGGACACGCGGCGCAGCAGG GAGCTGCGGCCTCATTTCCCTGCAATCCCGAAGTGTTTAATTTCTACACCTACCTGAGGACGCACCCGCTGCTGATGCGACGGCATTTCGGCTCTCCCGAGAAGTCCCGCGTGGGCCTGACCGCGGAGGCCCGCAAGGCCGACTCGGTCACGCTGGTGGAGCGCCGACTCTTCTTCACCGCGGCCCACGCCCACCTCCAGGCCGGCTGCCCGATGCTGGCGCTCGAGGTCCTCTCCAAAATGCCCAAGGTCATCAAGCGGTCCAAACCCTGGGCGGGCCTGGACGCCCCCTCCCCGCCCCTGGGCCCGTGTGCTGGGAGGAAGAGCCAGGCGTCGGATTTCGACTGGCCCCGCCCCGTGCTCAACGGCTTCGGCTCTGCGGCGGACGTCGCCCTCTCGCCCAATCACAGCCACTCCGACTCCGTGCTGAGTTTCGACTGGAGTCAGCCCTCCGCGAGCCTGCAAGACGAGCCTTTGGAGCTCAGGTGGGACAGCGAGAAAGAGAATTCCGACGACGACGACGGCGCCGAGGAAGGCTCGGGTCTGGCCATGAAGGCCCTCCAGCACGCCGAGCCGGCGGCCGCCTCCCCGTGCACGTCTACGGAAGCCTCCTCCTCTTTCGACCCCGCCGACGAGATCCCCCCGTCAGAAGACATCCTCGCCGCGCAGCTCAAATTCAGCGCGTGCCTGAAGATCCTCACCACCGAGCTGCGCACGCTGTCCACGGGCTACGAGCTGGACGGAGGCAAGCTGCGCTACCAGCTGTGCCACTGGCTGGAACGGGAGGTCCTGGCGCTCCAGAAGAGCTGCGGCTACAACCCGTTCCTTCCCTCGGCGGGCGGCGCGGGGATCGGGGACCTGAGTCGCTCCGCCTCCGGGGCTCGGGAGGAGGCGgccggcggtggcggcggcgggccTCAGCGGAGCAGGAGGCTCTGGCTGCAGAGGAACCAGCCGCTGCTGAGGATCTTCCTGAGCTACTGCAGCCTTCACGGCTCCCACGGGGGCGGCCTGGCCTCGGTCCGCATGGAGctcatcctgctgctgcaggagtCCCAGCAG gaggagTGCTCTGCAGTGGCCACGTTGAACCCCCAGCTACACGCCTCCGTCCCCCTGCTGCTCGCCTGCACCGCCAGCTCCAAAACGGTGGTGGCCAACCCAGTGGTGCACCTCGCCAACCTCACCCATGACATCCTGCACACCATCAACGGCCTGGACTCGCCCCCGCACCCCGACACCGCCGGCCACGAG ATCCATGTGATGCACACGCTGGCTGCCTCCCTGTCTGCCTGCATATACCAGTGTCTGTGTGACGGGCACAGCTACAG TCAGGTGAACCAGTTCACCGGCATCGTGTATGAGAGCGTGCTGCTGTCACCTGCACATACCAGCCGGTATCTGATCTTGGGTGACACCCTCCTGCCCGACACGTCTCCGGCTCAGTGGCCAG GCATTAGCGCCCTTGTTCGACTGCTGAGCGCATGTACAGAGGAAGGGCGGCCAGGTTTGGCCGTATTGCTGTGCGAGATTCTCACCGCCGTGTTCCTCAGCCTGTTCGCTCATGGCCTGGCCACCCATTCCAGCCAGCAGCTCTTCCGCACAGTCGCCCACCCACTCAACAGCAAGCTATGGGTGGCTGTGTTTGGGGGTGGGGCTCAAGTGGACAGCACTCAGGAGAGACCTGCTG ccTATTCAGTTCAGGAGGACGTGGAGAGGAAGCAGAAACTGTTTAGGTTGCGCTCGTCCCGCAGCAGGTCTAGGGACACCCCCGACAGCCCCCTGTCTCCCAGCGGACCCCCCAGCCCCGCACCGGAGCAAAATCCTGATTCTTTCACCGAGCGCTTTGTTCCTCCGGAACTCAGCATCTGGGACTTTTTCATTGCCAAG CCTTTTCTGCCTCCTTCGGAGAGTCGGGTCGAATACGACTCCGAGGAGAGCCAgggcagcgaggaggaggaggatgatgatgaagaggagtaCGCAGAGGCCTTAGACTCCAACCCCCCAATCCAGGAACATTCCAACCACAACTCGTACAG CTGGTGCTTGATGCGTCTGGCCATGGTGCAGATCGTTCTGGGCAACCTGAAGTCCTTCTATCCGATGGCCGGCTACGACCTCATGG ACCTGCCTGTAGCCTCTCCATTGTGTCACACTGTGCTGAAGACGCTGCAGCGTTGGGAGCAAGTGCTTCTGAAGAGGCTGGAGATTTTCGGCGGTCCGCCACCCAACTACATCTCCACCAGCCCCATGGACGAAAGCATGACGTCTGGCCCCGCCCTGCTTCGACACAAAGCCCTATTTGAACCCTCCAACACCCCGTTCAG GTCGCGACGGAACGCCGCTCTGCCGGTGAAGAGGCTCTGGCACTACCTGGTGAAGCAGGAGGCGGTGCAGGAGACCTTCATCCGCAACATCTTCACCAAGAAGCGCGATCCGAACGAG GTTGAGACGGACCTGGGCTCCCCCGTAGAAAAGGCGCGCATCGTTCATAAAGACTCCGACATCATCACAGCCTTCGCCATTAATAAG GCTAACCGTAACTGCCTGGTGATCGCCTCCACCCACGACATTCAGGAGCTGGACGTTTCGTCCATCCTGGCCACACAGATCCTCACGTGGATTGACGAGGACGATGTGGACCCTAAAGG AAGTGATGAGTTCTTGGTGGTCCAGGCCCGAGAGGACTTTGTCAGCCTGCATGGCTCCACCCCCTACACCCACAGCAGCCCAGGCACGCCCATCAACATGCCCTGGCTGGGCAGCATGCAGACGGGCCGCGGGGCAGCTGTG CTGATCAAGAGGAACATCACCAACGTTAGGAGAATGGCCTCCCACCCCACCCTGCCCTACT ACCTGACCGGCGCGCAGGACGGCAGCGTGCGGATGTTTGAGTGGGGCCACGCCCAGCAGATCACCTGCTTCAGGAGCCCTGGGAACTCCAGAGTCACACGAATCCGCTTCAACTATCAGGGCAACAAG TTTGGAGTAGTGGATTCAGATGGATCTCTGAGTCTGTGGCAGACCAACAGCTCAGGAAACACCCCAAAACCATACTTG acgCTGCAGTGCCATAATAAGACGGCCCACGACTTTGTATTTGTCGGTTCCTCATCCCTCATTGCTACAGCAGGACTCTCCATTGACAACAG GAACGTGTGCTTGTGGGACACTCTGGTCACCCCGTCCAAAAGTCTGGTCCATG CCTTCACCTGCCACGAGTCCGAGGCGACGGTGCTCTCTCTGGCCCCCAAGCAGCAGCTTCTGCTGGCTGGGGGGAGGAAGGGCTGGATCAGCGTGCTGGACCTGGCCCAGAGGGTCCAGCGTCAGAGCCTCCAGGCCCACGACTCGCCCGTCAAAGCCCTGGCCGTGGGGTCCACAGAGGCCTGCTTCATCAGCGGCTCCGCCGAGGGCAACCTCAAG gTGTGGAGCTTGTCCACTCAGACGCTCCTCCACTCGTTCCCCAACGAGCACTCCCGCCAGTCCCTGTTCAGGAACCTGGGAACCGGCGTCATGCAGATCGAGGTCGGGCCGAGCGACCACGTCTTCTCCTGCGGCGCCGACGGCACCATGAAGATGCGCGTCCTCCCGGATCGCCACAGCGCCGCCGGCAGGAACGACGTCAAGTTCATCATTTAG